Proteins from a single region of Trichoplusia ni isolate ovarian cell line Hi5 chromosome 3, tn1, whole genome shotgun sequence:
- the LOC113492187 gene encoding uncharacterized protein LOC113492187 has product MEVFILAVWLCVATAELAQDLAHIEDFIQQKRYLLKKKYRPMYHISAPVGWLNDPNGFIYFKRQFHIFYQYHPYNGAWGPIHWGHVISDNLVDWAFYPPALVPKDHYDKHGCLSGSAVIHNSYLTLFYTGHVMTNNKTHQTQNVAISADGIIFQKYLYNPVVREGPYGNQDFRNPKVWRFRNSWYMLIGTSNLKEAYLLLYTSPDLFNWKLNGTIAKSYGDMGHMWESPDFFEMDGFNVLILSVQGIQGDGHRFRNLYQTGYVVGNFNYLNGQFEDLEISTATFNELDFGHDFYAAKTMQSHDGRRLLVAWLGMWESEFEESNDGWASMLTLVRELKLTFQGRILMVPVREIVELRAEVLEDAWYSPGEAFYAGSRAFEMLVNSSTVMYDAAIVLEWSGERQYTIAYSSDRGFVSVDRGGADGIRRADWNPVNHIHWRIFVDYSSIEVFCGMGEVVFSSRIYPRKSMRIRIAGDTQLHVTQYRLRRSVGYDNKLRKQLKNHVVNRYH; this is encoded by the coding sequence CATCGAGGACTTCATTCAGCAGAAACGGTACCTACTCAAGAAGAAATATCGACCGATGTATCACATATCAGCACCGGTGGGCTGGCTCAACGATCCCAATGGATTCATATACTTCAAGCGGCAGTTCCACATATTCTACCAGTATCATCCGTACAATGGCGCATGGGGCCCGATACACTGGGGACATGTGATCAGTGACAACCTCGTCGACTGGGCTTTCTACCCGCCTGCGCTCGTGCCTAAGGACCACTACGACAAGCACGGCTGTCTCTCTGGCTCCGCAGTCATCCACAACAGTTATTTGACTCTGTTTTACACTGGACATGTGATGACCAACAACAAGACTCATCAAACCCAAAACGTTGCGATCAGCGCGGACGGTATTATCTTCCAAAAATATCTGTATAACCCAGTTGTACGTGAAGGACCTTACGGGAATCAAGACTTCAGAAATCCTAAAGTGTGGAGATTTAGAAACTCGTGGTACATGCTCATCGGAACATCGAATCTAAAGGAGGCATATTTACTCCTATATACATCTCCTGATTTGTTTAACTGGAAACTGAATGGCACTATAGCTAAATCATACGGAGACATGGGCCACATGTGGGAGAGTCCAGATTTCTTTGAAATGGATGGATTTAACGTTCTTATTTTATCAGTTCAAGGTATACAAGGCGACGGACATCGATTTAGAAATTTATATCAGACCGGTTATGTGGTcggtaattttaattatttaaatggacAATTCGAAGATTTAGAGATTTCAACAGCGACCTTCAATGAATTGGATTTTGGGCACGACTTCTATGCTGCGAAAACTATGCAGTCTCATGATGGCAGAAGATTGTTAGTGGCCTGGTTGGGAATGTGGGAGAGTGAGTTCGAGGAGTCAAACGACGGCTGGGCGAGTATGCTGACTTTAGTGAGGGAACTGAAACTCACATTCCAAGGTAGAATTCTGATGGTGCCTGTTAGGGAAATTGTTGAACTTCGGGCCGAAGTTTTAGAAGATGCGTGGTACAGCCCTGGAGAGGCGTTTTACGCGGGCTCGAGGGCGTTCGAGATGCTCGTTAACTCGAGCACGGTCATGTACGACGCCGCAATTGTTTTAGAGTGGAGCGGAGAGCGGCAGTACACGATAGCGTATTCATCAGACCGCGGCTTCGTGAGCGTGGACCGCGGAGGAGCCGACGGCATCAGGAGAGCTGACTGGAATCCCGTCAATCATATTCACTGGCGAATCTTCGTAGACTACAGTTCCATAGAAGTGTTCTGCGGTATGGGAGAAGTTGTGTTCTCAAGTCGTATCTATCCGAGGAAATCTATGCGCATTAGAATTGCTGGGGATACACAGTTACATGTGACACAATATCGGCTTAGACGCAGCGTCGGCTACGACAACAAACTACGAAAGCAATTGAAGAATCACGTAGTAAACAGGTATCATTAG